A single Iodidimonas sp. SYSU 1G8 DNA region contains:
- the phaZ gene encoding polyhydroxyalkanoate depolymerase, with amino-acid sequence MIYLAYQTSSDLMAPFRAVAQMASAVLNHPPAGLSQNMFFRTMAASFEMLGRTQLTHGRPPYGIDRVTVGNREVEVVEEAAFSTPFGTLLRFRKDVDTAQPRVLVVAPLSGHFATLLRNTVETLLPENDVYITDWHNARDVPLSAGTFGFDDYVDHVIRFLEEMGEGSHVIAVCQPCVQVLVAAAVMAQTNNPAQPRSMTLMAGPIDTRINPTTVNDLATTKPIEWFEQKLISKVPYGFAGAGRRVYPGFVQLTAFMSMNMDRHVKAHVELFENLVKGDLDKAGATKTFYDEYFAVLDLPAEFYIETVQRVFQEALLARGLLEWRGQKVDPSAIRRTSLLTVEGERDDICAVGQTMAAQDLCSGLRPYRKRHHMQAGVGHYGVFSGKRWQNQIYPLVRNTILSSE; translated from the coding sequence ATGATCTATCTCGCCTACCAGACGTCCAGCGACCTCATGGCGCCGTTCCGTGCCGTGGCCCAGATGGCCAGCGCGGTGCTGAACCATCCGCCGGCGGGTCTGTCGCAGAACATGTTCTTCCGCACCATGGCGGCGTCGTTCGAGATGCTGGGCAGGACCCAGCTGACCCATGGCCGCCCCCCTTACGGAATCGACAGAGTCACGGTCGGCAACCGGGAGGTCGAGGTGGTGGAGGAAGCGGCGTTCAGCACGCCCTTCGGCACGCTGCTGCGCTTCAGGAAGGACGTGGATACGGCGCAACCGAGGGTTCTCGTCGTCGCGCCGCTCTCGGGGCATTTCGCGACGCTGCTGCGCAATACGGTGGAGACCCTGCTGCCGGAGAACGATGTCTACATCACCGACTGGCATAATGCCCGGGACGTACCGCTGTCGGCCGGCACCTTCGGCTTCGATGATTACGTCGACCATGTGATCCGGTTTCTCGAGGAAATGGGCGAAGGGTCCCACGTCATCGCCGTGTGCCAGCCCTGCGTTCAGGTTCTGGTCGCGGCGGCGGTGATGGCGCAGACGAATAATCCGGCCCAGCCGCGCAGCATGACGCTGATGGCCGGCCCGATCGACACGCGGATCAATCCGACGACCGTCAACGACCTGGCCACCACCAAGCCGATCGAGTGGTTCGAGCAGAAACTGATTTCGAAGGTGCCCTACGGCTTCGCCGGCGCCGGCCGCCGGGTCTATCCGGGATTCGTCCAGCTGACCGCGTTCATGAGCATGAACATGGACCGCCACGTGAAGGCCCATGTGGAGCTGTTCGAGAATCTGGTGAAGGGCGATCTGGACAAGGCCGGGGCGACCAAGACCTTCTATGACGAATACTTCGCGGTGCTCGACCTGCCCGCCGAGTTCTATATCGAGACCGTGCAGCGCGTGTTTCAGGAAGCCCTGCTGGCGCGCGGCCTGCTCGAATGGCGCGGGCAGAAGGTGGACCCCTCGGCGATCCGGCGGACGTCGTTGCTGACGGTCGAAGGCGAGCGGGACGATATCTGTGCCGTCGGGCAGACCATGGCGGCGCAGGACCTGTGCAGCGGGCTGCGTCCGTATCGCAAGCGGCACCACATGCAGGCCGGCGTCGGTCATTACGGCGTCTTCAGCGGCAAGCGCTGGCAGAACCAGATTTATCCGCTGGTGCGCAACACCATCCTGTCCTCCGAATAG
- a CDS encoding glutathione S-transferase family protein, whose amino-acid sequence MSKATLTISSKNYSSWSLRGWLLAKMGGLEFKEEILPADDPSTRAELLLLSPSFQVPRLTHKGISVWDTLAIAEYLHEINPEAGLFPADPVARAHCRSICGEMHSGFANLRAALPMNLKAHYPGFKVWAGAQADIERIVTIWRECLLTHGGPYLYGELSVADAMYAPVCTRFKTYDVKLDEACAAYAQRILAWPLMVEWLDSAKAEPEELEELDVEF is encoded by the coding sequence ATGAGCAAAGCCACACTGACGATCAGCAGCAAGAACTACTCCTCGTGGTCGTTGCGAGGTTGGCTGCTTGCCAAGATGGGCGGTCTGGAGTTCAAGGAAGAAATCCTGCCCGCCGACGATCCGTCCACACGGGCCGAGCTCCTGCTGCTGTCTCCCTCCTTTCAGGTTCCGCGGCTGACCCACAAGGGCATTTCCGTGTGGGATACCCTGGCCATCGCCGAATATCTGCATGAGATCAATCCCGAGGCGGGGCTGTTCCCCGCCGATCCCGTCGCCCGCGCCCATTGCCGCTCCATCTGCGGCGAAATGCATTCGGGCTTCGCCAATCTCCGCGCGGCGCTGCCGATGAACCTGAAGGCCCATTATCCCGGGTTCAAGGTTTGGGCCGGCGCCCAGGCGGACATCGAGCGCATCGTCACCATCTGGCGCGAGTGCCTGCTGACCCATGGCGGCCCGTATCTCTATGGCGAGCTCTCGGTGGCCGACGCCATGTACGCGCCGGTCTGCACGCGCTTCAAGACCTATGACGTGAAGCTGGACGAAGCATGCGCCGCCTACGCCCAGCGCATCCTGGCCTGGCCGCTGATGGTCGAATGGCTCGACTCGGCCAAGGCCGAGCCCGAGGAACTGGAAGAACTGGACGTCGAGTTCTGA
- a CDS encoding acyl-CoA dehydrogenase C-terminal domain-containing protein yields MTTYTAPIADFKFVLNDVLGLDRYANLPGFEEVTPDLVDAILEEAGKVASEVLHPINQSGDQEGCHWDNGVVTTPKGFKEAYDLYVESGWGSLTAKPEYGGQGLPQTLAIMVSEMMIAANWGFTMYPGLTKSAVEAIDAHASDALKQKYLHNMVSGKWSGTMNLTEPHCGTDLGMIRTRAEPRADGSYRISGTKIFISAGEHDLSENIIHLVLAKIPGGPAGTKGISLFLVPKFLVNEDGSLGARNGVMCGSIEHKMGIHSNATCVMNYDDATGWLVGEVNKGMPAMFTMMNEARLWVGIQGLGIAEVAHQNAVSYARDRLQGRAISGAKNADGPADPIIVHPDVRRMLMTGRAFTEGARALAAITGLQVDLLHRHPDEKVRQKADDFVALMTPVIKAYMTDMGVEVASLAVQIWGGHGFIQDNGVEQFLRDSRIAPIYEGTNGIQAMDLVGRKLAMNGGRAIQAFFAEVGQFVAANKSDAVLGPMAAELEKALGRQQQATMWLMQNGMTKPDNAGAAAADYLRLMALVVMGHVWGLMARAAQARLASGADNPAFYEHKLATARFFFERMLPDTGSLLKKIEAGSDSLMAIPADAF; encoded by the coding sequence ATGACCACCTACACCGCCCCGATCGCCGATTTCAAATTCGTGCTCAACGATGTGCTCGGCCTCGACAGGTACGCCAACCTCCCCGGCTTCGAGGAAGTGACGCCCGATCTGGTCGACGCCATTCTGGAAGAAGCCGGCAAGGTCGCGTCCGAGGTACTGCACCCGATCAACCAGAGCGGCGATCAGGAAGGCTGCCACTGGGACAATGGCGTGGTGACGACGCCGAAAGGCTTCAAGGAAGCCTATGACCTCTACGTGGAAAGCGGCTGGGGAAGCCTGACCGCCAAGCCGGAATATGGCGGACAGGGCCTGCCGCAGACGCTGGCCATCATGGTGTCGGAGATGATGATCGCCGCCAATTGGGGCTTTACCATGTATCCCGGCCTGACCAAGAGCGCGGTCGAGGCGATCGACGCGCACGCGTCCGACGCACTGAAGCAGAAATATCTGCACAACATGGTGTCCGGTAAATGGAGCGGCACCATGAACCTGACCGAGCCCCATTGCGGCACCGATCTGGGAATGATCCGCACCCGCGCCGAACCGCGGGCCGACGGCAGCTACCGGATCAGCGGCACCAAGATCTTCATCTCGGCCGGCGAGCACGATCTGAGCGAGAACATCATCCATCTGGTGCTGGCCAAGATCCCGGGCGGACCGGCCGGCACCAAGGGCATCAGCCTGTTCCTGGTGCCCAAGTTCCTGGTCAACGAGGACGGCTCGCTCGGCGCCCGCAACGGCGTGATGTGCGGCTCCATCGAACACAAGATGGGCATCCATTCCAACGCCACCTGCGTCATGAACTATGACGACGCCACCGGCTGGCTCGTCGGCGAAGTGAACAAGGGCATGCCCGCCATGTTCACCATGATGAACGAGGCGCGGCTGTGGGTCGGCATCCAGGGCCTGGGCATCGCCGAGGTCGCCCACCAGAACGCCGTCTCCTATGCCCGCGACCGCCTGCAGGGCCGCGCCATCAGCGGCGCCAAGAACGCCGATGGCCCGGCCGATCCGATCATCGTCCACCCGGACGTGCGCCGCATGCTGATGACCGGCCGCGCCTTCACCGAGGGCGCCCGCGCGCTGGCGGCGATCACCGGCCTGCAGGTCGATCTGCTGCACCGCCACCCCGACGAAAAGGTGCGCCAGAAGGCCGATGATTTCGTCGCGCTCATGACCCCGGTCATCAAGGCCTACATGACCGACATGGGCGTTGAAGTGGCCAGCCTGGCGGTGCAGATTTGGGGCGGACACGGCTTCATCCAGGACAATGGCGTCGAGCAGTTCCTGCGCGACAGCCGCATCGCCCCCATCTACGAGGGCACCAACGGCATCCAGGCCATGGATCTGGTCGGCCGCAAGCTCGCCATGAATGGCGGCCGCGCCATCCAGGCATTCTTCGCCGAGGTCGGCCAGTTCGTCGCCGCGAACAAGTCCGACGCGGTGCTCGGCCCGATGGCCGCCGAACTCGAAAAGGCGCTGGGCCGCCAGCAGCAAGCCACCATGTGGCTGATGCAGAACGGCATGACCAAGCCGGATAACGCCGGTGCCGCCGCCGCCGACTATCTGCGGCTGATGGCGCTGGTCGTCATGGGCCATGTCTGGGGCCTCATGGCCAGGGCCGCGCAGGCCCGGCTCGCCAGCGGCGCCGACAACCCCGCCTTCTATGAACACAAGCTGGCGACCGCCCGCTTCTTCTTCGAGCGCATGCTGCCCGACACCGGCAGCCTGCTGAAGAAGATCGAGGCTGGCAGCGACTCCCTGATGGCGATCCCCGCCGACGCCTTCTGA
- a CDS encoding acetyl-CoA C-acetyltransferase, with protein MADAFIYDTVRTPRGRGKKDGSLHEITPIALTTQVLQAVRDRNNLDTALVDDVIWGVVDPVAEQGAVLPRVAALNADYSEDVAGVQLNRFCASGLVATNFAAAKVMSGQSDLVLGGGTECMSRVPMGSSGGAWSMDPAVAAKVHFAPQGIGADLIATKYGFSRDDVDAYAVESQKRAARAWENGYFARSIMPVKDQLGAVLLDRDEHMRPDTSMQSLASLKPSFVDMGELGFDAVAQLRYPEVEKIIHVHHGGNSSGIVDGSAAVLIGNGGIAASTGMKPRARIRAFADVGSEPTIMLTGPSFSAEKALKRAGMNKEDIDLWELNEAFASVVLRFMQVLDIPHDKINVNGGAIAMGHPLGATGAMILGTVLDELERRDLNTALITLCIGAGMGTATIIERV; from the coding sequence ATGGCAGACGCATTCATCTATGACACCGTCCGCACCCCGCGAGGCCGCGGCAAGAAGGACGGCAGCCTGCACGAGATCACCCCGATCGCGCTGACCACCCAGGTGCTGCAGGCCGTGCGCGACCGCAACAATCTGGACACCGCGCTGGTCGACGACGTGATCTGGGGCGTGGTCGATCCGGTCGCCGAACAGGGCGCCGTGCTCCCCCGTGTCGCCGCGCTCAACGCCGACTATTCCGAGGACGTCGCCGGCGTCCAGCTCAACCGCTTCTGCGCCTCGGGCCTCGTCGCCACCAATTTCGCCGCGGCGAAGGTGATGTCGGGCCAGTCCGATCTGGTCCTGGGCGGCGGCACCGAATGCATGTCGCGCGTGCCCATGGGCTCGTCGGGCGGTGCCTGGAGCATGGACCCGGCCGTCGCCGCCAAGGTGCACTTCGCGCCGCAGGGAATCGGCGCCGACCTGATCGCCACCAAATACGGCTTCAGCCGCGACGACGTGGATGCCTACGCGGTGGAAAGCCAGAAGCGCGCGGCCCGCGCCTGGGAGAACGGCTATTTCGCCCGCTCGATCATGCCGGTGAAAGACCAGCTCGGCGCCGTCCTGCTGGACCGCGACGAGCACATGCGGCCCGACACCAGCATGCAGTCGCTGGCCTCGCTGAAGCCGTCCTTCGTCGATATGGGCGAGCTCGGCTTCGATGCCGTGGCCCAGCTGCGCTATCCGGAGGTGGAGAAGATCATCCATGTCCATCATGGCGGCAACAGCTCGGGCATCGTCGACGGCTCGGCCGCCGTGCTGATCGGCAATGGCGGCATCGCGGCCTCCACCGGCATGAAGCCGCGCGCCCGCATCCGCGCCTTCGCCGATGTCGGCTCGGAGCCCACCATCATGCTGACGGGTCCTTCCTTCTCCGCCGAAAAGGCGCTCAAGCGCGCCGGCATGAACAAGGAAGACATCGATCTGTGGGAGTTGAACGAGGCCTTCGCCTCGGTCGTGCTGCGCTTCATGCAGGTGCTCGACATCCCCCATGACAAGATCAACGTCAATGGCGGCGCCATCGCCATGGGCCATCCGCTCGGCGCGACCGGCGCCATGATCCTCGGCACCGTGCTCGACGAGCTGGAGCGCCGCGACCTGAACACCGCGCTCATCACCCTGTGCATCGGCGCGGGCATGGGCACCGCCACCATCATCGAACGCGTCTGA
- a CDS encoding 3-hydroxyacyl-CoA dehydrogenase NAD-binding domain-containing protein: MTETIKFEVDADGIALLTIDLPDRSMNVITPQMGKDLDTLVERVASDPAIKGAVITSGKPAFLAGADLGTLGALAGSSSDASGMFDTAFVRNGQRRRQETCGKPFAAAINGLAMGGGLEITLACHYRVCADDPKIQLSLPEVKVGLLPGGGGTQRLPRLIGVQNALQYMIKGDSMTPQQALKLGVVNELAPVAEVVARAKAWIREKGDPVQPWDKKGFKVPGGEGAYNPGIVQTFTAATAMVQKETLGNYPAPRAILSAVYEGHQVPIDAGLRIESRYFAQLMLDPTSKAMIRSLFMNKQAADKLARRPQGVDKFQVKTLGVLGAGMMGAGIAYVSAQAGMKVILLDTTMDAAEKGKAYSQGLVDKGVQRGKVTAEKGQALLDRIVPTTAYDDLKACDLVIEAVFENREIKDDVTRKTEAAIPALPVFASNTSTLPISGLAKSFSRPQDFIGLHFFSPVDRMPLVEIIMGKDTSQETLARAMDYVGQIRKTPIVVNDSRGFYTSRCFGTYVAEGLAMLADGIVPALIENGGKQAGMPVGPLDVGDAVSIELGYKVREQTKKDLGDAYKPAPGDHIVDKLMELGRLGKKAGKGYYEYPEGGKKYLWPGLTENWPSAAEQPPVEEVRKRFLYRQAVEAARCLEEGVLTDPVDGDIGAIFGWGFAPFTGGPFSLIDSVGADAFVRECDRLAQQYGARFAPPKLLRDMAAKGESFYGRTARQAAE; this comes from the coding sequence ATGACGGAGACCATCAAGTTCGAAGTCGACGCCGACGGCATCGCCCTGCTGACCATCGACCTGCCCGACCGTTCCATGAACGTCATTACGCCGCAGATGGGCAAGGACCTCGACACCCTCGTGGAACGGGTCGCCAGCGATCCCGCGATCAAGGGCGCCGTGATCACCTCGGGCAAGCCCGCTTTCCTCGCCGGCGCCGACCTCGGCACCCTCGGCGCGCTCGCCGGCAGCAGCAGCGACGCCTCGGGCATGTTCGATACCGCGTTCGTGCGCAACGGCCAGCGCCGCCGCCAGGAAACCTGCGGCAAGCCCTTCGCGGCGGCGATCAACGGCCTCGCCATGGGCGGCGGGCTGGAGATCACCCTCGCCTGTCACTACCGCGTCTGCGCCGACGACCCGAAGATCCAGCTGTCCCTGCCGGAAGTGAAGGTCGGCCTGTTGCCAGGCGGCGGCGGCACCCAGCGACTGCCGCGCCTGATCGGCGTCCAGAACGCCCTGCAATACATGATCAAGGGCGATTCCATGACGCCGCAGCAGGCGCTGAAGCTGGGCGTGGTCAACGAATTGGCGCCTGTCGCCGAGGTGGTCGCCCGCGCCAAGGCATGGATCAGGGAAAAGGGCGATCCGGTCCAGCCCTGGGACAAGAAGGGCTTCAAGGTTCCCGGCGGCGAAGGCGCCTACAATCCGGGCATCGTGCAGACCTTCACCGCCGCCACCGCCATGGTGCAGAAGGAAACGCTGGGCAATTATCCCGCGCCCCGCGCCATCCTGTCTGCGGTCTATGAAGGCCATCAGGTTCCCATCGACGCCGGCCTGCGCATCGAGAGCCGCTATTTCGCCCAGCTCATGCTGGATCCGACCTCAAAGGCCATGATCCGCTCGCTGTTCATGAACAAGCAGGCCGCCGACAAGCTGGCCCGCCGGCCGCAGGGCGTCGACAAGTTCCAGGTGAAAACACTCGGCGTGCTCGGCGCCGGCATGATGGGCGCCGGCATCGCCTATGTCTCGGCTCAGGCCGGGATGAAGGTGATCCTGCTCGACACCACCATGGACGCCGCCGAGAAGGGCAAGGCCTATTCGCAGGGTCTGGTCGACAAGGGCGTCCAGCGCGGCAAGGTCACCGCCGAGAAGGGACAGGCGCTGCTCGACCGGATCGTGCCGACCACCGCCTATGACGATCTGAAGGCGTGCGACCTCGTCATCGAGGCGGTCTTCGAGAACCGCGAGATCAAGGACGACGTCACCCGCAAGACCGAGGCCGCCATACCCGCCCTGCCCGTCTTCGCGTCCAACACCTCGACCCTGCCGATCTCGGGCCTGGCGAAAAGCTTCTCGCGTCCCCAGGACTTCATCGGGCTGCATTTCTTCTCGCCCGTCGACCGCATGCCGCTGGTCGAGATCATCATGGGCAAGGACACCTCGCAGGAGACGCTGGCCCGCGCCATGGACTATGTCGGCCAGATCCGCAAGACGCCGATCGTGGTCAATGACAGCCGGGGCTTCTACACCTCGCGCTGCTTCGGCACCTATGTAGCCGAAGGCCTCGCCATGCTGGCCGATGGCATCGTCCCGGCGCTGATCGAGAATGGCGGCAAGCAGGCCGGCATGCCGGTCGGCCCGCTGGACGTGGGCGACGCCGTGTCCATCGAACTGGGCTACAAGGTCCGCGAGCAGACGAAGAAGGATCTGGGCGACGCCTACAAGCCCGCCCCTGGCGATCACATTGTCGACAAGCTCATGGAACTGGGTCGCCTCGGCAAGAAGGCCGGCAAGGGCTATTACGAATATCCCGAAGGCGGCAAGAAATACCTCTGGCCGGGCCTCACCGAGAACTGGCCGTCCGCCGCCGAGCAACCGCCGGTCGAGGAAGTCAGGAAGCGCTTCCTGTATCGCCAGGCCGTCGAGGCCGCCCGCTGTCTTGAGGAGGGCGTGCTGACCGATCCCGTCGATGGCGACATCGGCGCCATCTTCGGCTGGGGTTTCGCGCCCTTTACCGGCGGCCCGTTCAGCCTGATCGACAGCGTCGGCGCCGACGCCTTCGTGCGCGAATGCGACCGGCTGGCGCAGCAATATGGCGCCCGCTTCGCACCGCCGAAACTGCTGCGCGACATGGCGGCGAAAGGCGAAAGCTTCTACGGCCGCACGGCCCGTCAGGCCGCCGAATAA
- a CDS encoding glycosyltransferase family 2 protein encodes MMRDGPDTARHRMTRCSLAIFAHNEERGILTCLEHVPAGPGGNDIAVHVLVNGSTDGTAEKARAFAAGRPGVHVHEIAEGGKANAWNLFVHELAGEADFYVFHDGDCWMAPEAIDRLGEALSGPHAPNAAAAYPATGRSAAAWHANRHGVAGNLYALSGRFVRRLRDRSVRMPKGWIGDDDFVDALAQWDADPPGEMRRERVVQCVEAGFGFESLNPLSPADLDLYRKRLIAYSLRRFQDRMLFAAMREDGLAAIPPDVATLYRRELARCRLQWRGSATLFDWIALRRIRRIAAA; translated from the coding sequence ATGATGCGCGACGGACCCGACACCGCCAGGCACCGCATGACCCGCTGTTCGCTCGCCATATTCGCTCACAATGAAGAGCGCGGCATCCTGACATGCCTTGAACATGTACCGGCCGGGCCGGGCGGCAACGACATTGCCGTTCACGTCCTCGTCAACGGCTCCACGGACGGAACGGCCGAGAAGGCACGCGCCTTCGCCGCGGGCCGCCCTGGGGTTCACGTCCACGAGATCGCCGAAGGCGGCAAGGCCAATGCCTGGAACCTGTTCGTGCACGAGCTGGCGGGCGAGGCGGATTTTTACGTCTTCCATGACGGCGATTGCTGGATGGCGCCCGAGGCCATCGACCGTCTCGGCGAGGCGCTGTCGGGGCCGCATGCGCCGAACGCCGCCGCCGCCTATCCGGCGACCGGCCGCAGCGCGGCGGCGTGGCACGCGAACCGTCATGGCGTCGCCGGCAACCTCTACGCCTTGTCGGGCCGCTTCGTCCGCCGCCTGCGCGACCGGAGCGTGCGCATGCCCAAGGGCTGGATCGGCGATGACGACTTCGTCGATGCGCTGGCCCAGTGGGACGCCGATCCGCCGGGTGAGATGCGGCGCGAGCGGGTGGTGCAATGCGTGGAGGCGGGTTTCGGTTTCGAATCGCTCAACCCGTTGTCGCCGGCGGACCTCGATCTCTACCGCAAGCGGCTGATCGCCTACAGCCTGCGCCGCTTTCAGGACCGCATGCTGTTCGCGGCCATGCGCGAAGACGGGCTGGCGGCGATTCCGCCGGATGTGGCGACGCTGTACCGGCGCGAGTTGGCGCGCTGCCGTTTGCAGTGGCGGGGGTCGGCGACGTTGTTCGACTGGATCGCGCTGCGGCGCATCAGGCGGATCGCGGCGGCGTGA
- a CDS encoding MerR family DNA-binding transcriptional regulator yields MSQTWTISELAKEFGVTPRTIRFYEDQNLLTPQRDGQNRVYEARDRARLAWILRGRRVGFSLAEITEMLDLYDLGDERETQRVVTLEKCRERLAALEAQRDDLDATIDELRNFCRLLEEWKAGMPLDELRRRHNDKLRSVTK; encoded by the coding sequence GTGTCGCAGACCTGGACCATATCGGAACTCGCCAAGGAATTCGGGGTCACGCCCCGGACGATCCGCTTCTACGAGGACCAGAACCTGCTGACGCCGCAGCGCGACGGACAGAATCGCGTCTACGAGGCCCGCGATCGCGCCCGTCTCGCCTGGATCCTGCGCGGCCGGCGCGTCGGCTTTTCGCTCGCCGAGATCACCGAGATGCTCGACCTCTACGATTTGGGCGACGAGCGCGAGACCCAGCGGGTTGTGACCCTGGAGAAATGCCGCGAGCGGCTGGCCGCGCTGGAAGCCCAGCGCGACGATCTCGACGCCACCATCGACGAACTGAGGAATTTCTGCCGCCTTCTGGAGGAATGGAAGGCCGGCATGCCGCTGGACGAACTCCGGCGCAGGCACAACGACAAGCTGAGGAGCGTCACCAAATGA
- a CDS encoding sulfurtransferase TusA family protein — MRVKTIDATGLLCPMPVLKAQKALRDMMAGDLLEVLATDKASATEFPAFCEQTGHQLIESAETAGVWRFRLRKT, encoded by the coding sequence CTGCGCGTGAAGACCATCGACGCCACCGGCCTCCTGTGTCCCATGCCCGTGCTGAAGGCGCAGAAAGCCCTGCGCGACATGATGGCCGGCGACCTTCTCGAGGTGCTCGCCACAGACAAGGCCTCGGCGACGGAATTTCCCGCCTTCTGCGAGCAGACCGGCCACCAGCTGATCGAGTCCGCCGAGACCGCCGGCGTCTGGCGTTTCAGGCTGCGCAAGACCTGA
- a CDS encoding crotonase/enoyl-CoA hydratase family protein translates to MTGKAVKLEVADQIAHVILNRPDEFNSLNPDFWVEFPAVFDEIEARDDVRVVVLSSTGKHFCAGLDLNSFKSLNAPSTQDEGRKREAFRRHLLDLHDRIGRLEKCRYPVLAAIQGACVGGGLDMTVCADMRYCTRDAFFVVQEVNIGMAPDLGTLQRLPRLIPAGIARELAFTGRRMYGEEARQVGYVNNVFDTQEELLAAVMEIARGIAAKSPLAVHGSKELMNYARDHSVADSLNYVAIWTAATLPGGRDLREGVTAFREKRDAAYDNLFPVERNRRPHGD, encoded by the coding sequence ATGACAGGCAAGGCCGTCAAACTGGAAGTCGCCGATCAGATCGCGCACGTGATCCTGAACAGGCCGGACGAATTCAACAGCCTGAACCCGGATTTCTGGGTGGAATTTCCCGCCGTCTTCGACGAGATCGAGGCCCGGGACGATGTGCGCGTCGTCGTGCTCTCGTCGACCGGAAAGCACTTCTGCGCCGGGCTGGACCTGAACTCCTTCAAAAGCCTGAACGCGCCGAGCACCCAAGACGAGGGACGCAAGCGCGAGGCCTTCCGCCGCCACCTGCTGGACCTGCACGACCGCATCGGCCGCCTGGAGAAATGCCGCTATCCGGTACTCGCGGCCATCCAGGGGGCTTGCGTCGGCGGCGGTCTCGACATGACCGTGTGCGCCGACATGCGCTATTGCACCAGGGACGCGTTCTTCGTCGTCCAGGAAGTGAACATCGGCATGGCGCCTGATCTGGGGACGTTGCAGCGGCTGCCCCGTCTGATTCCGGCCGGAATCGCCCGCGAGCTCGCCTTCACGGGTCGGCGCATGTATGGCGAGGAAGCGCGGCAGGTCGGTTACGTCAACAACGTCTTCGACACCCAGGAAGAGCTGCTCGCGGCCGTGATGGAGATCGCGCGCGGCATCGCCGCCAAGTCGCCGCTGGCCGTCCACGGCTCCAAGGAACTGATGAACTATGCCCGCGACCACAGCGTGGCGGACAGCCTCAACTACGTGGCGATCTGGACAGCCGCGACCCTCCCCGGCGGGCGCGACCTGCGCGAGGGCGTGACGGCATTCCGGGAAAAGCGCGATGCCGCCTATGACAATCTGTTTCCCGTCGAAAGGAACCGGCGGCCGCACGGCGACTGA
- a CDS encoding flavin reductase family protein — protein sequence MHDTDGIDPRALRRAFACFATGVTVVGTLNRQGAAIGLTMNSFTSVSLDPPLILFSLGKQSEQYEDFMEAANFTVNVLAEEQIGLSNRFSKQGDKSFGDIPFDVWETGAPVIPGALSVFDCRVEERVEAGDHVIFLCRVLRTGAGPDVPPLLFHRSAYVRLEPPVGA from the coding sequence ATGCACGACACCGACGGTATCGATCCTAGGGCGCTGCGGCGCGCATTCGCCTGTTTCGCGACCGGCGTCACGGTCGTGGGCACCCTCAACCGGCAGGGCGCGGCCATCGGCCTGACCATGAACTCCTTCACCTCGGTGTCGCTCGACCCGCCGCTGATCCTGTTCAGTCTCGGCAAACAGTCCGAACAGTACGAGGACTTCATGGAGGCCGCCAACTTCACGGTGAACGTGCTGGCCGAAGAGCAGATCGGTCTTTCCAACCGCTTCTCGAAACAGGGCGACAAGAGCTTCGGGGATATTCCCTTCGACGTCTGGGAAACCGGCGCACCAGTGATCCCCGGCGCGCTGTCGGTATTCGACTGCCGCGTCGAGGAGCGCGTCGAAGCGGGCGACCATGTCATCTTCTTGTGCCGGGTCCTGCGCACCGGCGCCGGTCCCGACGTGCCGCCGCTGCTGTTTCACCGCAGCGCCTATGTCCGGCTGGAGCCGCCGGTCGGCGCGTAG
- a CDS encoding DUF2889 domain-containing protein, with amino-acid sequence MPLSEPKPGRKHLHTRTIRMDAFYREDGLWDIEGEVTDVKNYAYASPTRGNVEPGDRVHDMFVRMTLDDRFTVVEIEVKMDIFPFSICNQVEPNFQDLVGLKVGSGWMKAVRERVGGKHGCTHVVELFGPMATVAFQSIPSYTRIRDADKPKDPGKPKRKPFAIGGCYSWAYDSPVTKELAPDWYRPD; translated from the coding sequence ATGCCGCTGTCAGAGCCGAAACCCGGGCGCAAGCACCTTCACACCCGCACCATCCGCATGGACGCATTCTATCGCGAGGATGGCCTGTGGGACATCGAGGGCGAGGTGACGGACGTCAAGAACTATGCCTATGCCAGTCCGACGCGCGGCAACGTGGAACCGGGCGACCGGGTGCACGACATGTTCGTGCGCATGACGCTGGATGACCGCTTCACGGTGGTGGAGATCGAGGTGAAGATGGACATCTTTCCGTTCTCCATCTGCAATCAGGTCGAGCCCAATTTCCAGGATCTGGTCGGCCTCAAGGTCGGCTCGGGCTGGATGAAGGCGGTGCGCGAGCGGGTCGGCGGCAAGCATGGCTGCACCCATGTGGTGGAACTGTTCGGCCCCATGGCGACCGTGGCGTTCCAGTCCATTCCCAGCTACACGCGCATCCGCGACGCCGACAAGCCGAAGGATCCCGGCAAGCCGAAGCGCAAGCCCTTTGCCATCGGCGGCTGTTATTCCTGGGCCTATGACAGCCCGGTCACCAAGGAACTGGCGCCCGACTGGTACCGGCCCGACTAA